From Leopardus geoffroyi isolate Oge1 chromosome B4, O.geoffroyi_Oge1_pat1.0, whole genome shotgun sequence, a single genomic window includes:
- the LOC123591837 gene encoding olfactory receptor 9K2-like, translated as MGDRGTDNHSEVTDFILVGFRVRSELHILLFLIFLLVYAMILLGNVGMMTIIMTDPQLNTPMYFFLGNLSFIDLFYSSVIAPKAMINFWSESKSISFAGCVTQFCLFALFMVAEGFLLAAMAYDRFIAICNPLLYSVQMSARLCTQLVAGSYLCGCISSVVQTSTTFTLPFCGSRAIDHFFCDIGPLQRLSCSDLFIYRMISFSLSSIITLPTIIVIIVSYMYIVSTVLKIRSSEGRKKAFSTCSSHLGVVSVLYGAVFFTYLTPDRFPELSKVTSLCYTLVTPMLNPLIYSLRNKDVKEALKKLLEMKNAMP; from the coding sequence ATGGGTGACAGGGGAACAGACAATCACTCGGAAGTGACTGACTTCATCCTTGTAGGCTTCAGGGTCCGCTCCGAGCTCCACATTCTCCTCTTCCTGATCTTTCTGCTTGTGTATGCCATGATCCTCCTAGGGAATGTTGGGATGATGACCATTATTATGACTGATCCCCAGCTGAACAcacccatgtatttcttcctagGCAACCTGTccttcattgatctcttctattcGTCTGTTATTGCACCCAAGGCCATGATCAACTTCTGGTCTGAGAGCAAGTCCATCTCTTTTGCAGGCTGTGTGACCCAATTCTGTCTTTTTGCCCTCTTCATGGTGGCAGAGGGATTTCTCCTGGCagccatggcctatgaccgcttcATTGCCATCTGCAACCCACTCCTCTACTCTGTCCAGATGTCAGCACGTCTCTGCACTCAGTTGGTGGCTGGTTCCTATTTATGCGGCTGCATCAGCTCAGTTGTTCAGACAAGCACGACATTTACTTTGCCATTTTGTGGTTCTCGGGCCATTGACCACTTTTTCTGTGATATTGGCCCACTTCAGAGACTATCTTGTTCTGACCTCTTCATCTatagaatgatttctttttccttatccaGCATCATTACCTTGCCTACAATAATTGTCATTATTGTGTCCTATATGTATATTGTATCCACAGTACTAAAGATACGCTCCTCTGAGGGACGTAAGAAAGCGTTCTCCACTTGTAGCTCTCACCTAGGAGTCGTGAGTGTGCTGTATGGTGCTGTGTTTTTTACATATCTCACTCCGGACAGATTTCCTGAGCTGAGTAAAGTGACCTCCTTATGCTATACCTTAGTCACTCCCATGTTGAATCCTTTGATCTACTCTCTGAGAAACAAAGATGTCAAAGAGGCTCTAAAAAaacttttagagatgaaaaatgcTATGCCTTGA